The Pristis pectinata isolate sPriPec2 chromosome 12, sPriPec2.1.pri, whole genome shotgun sequence DNA window tgccctcttctcgttactaccattggggaggaggtacaggagcctgaagacctgcactcgatgttttaggaacagcttcttcccctccgctatcagttttctgaacggtccatgaacccatggtcacgacctcattattccccttttgcactatttatttatttttgtaacttatagtaatgtttacaTCTTGCACTGCCCCGCTGCCACGAAACAGCAGTTTCACGACACATATCTctgaaataaacctgattccgatcttgactgatcttttacttctgcACCAGTTTTTTTTCACTAACCCCACATTCCCTTGATTCACCTGCATCAGACTATtgttattgaccacagctccacagctccaataccataattccatgcaaactcatctccaaacttctaaactTAGGACTCAACTccctcctttgcaactggatccttgacttcctgaccaacaggccgcaatcagtgaggataggcagcagcacctccagcatgattattctcaacactggtgcccctcaagaCTACATCCTCAGCCCCTGACTCTACTCCCTTTTAagtcacgactgcatggccagattctgctctaactccatctgcaattttgcagatgaaaccaccgtgggccagatctcaaataacaattgaGTGGGAGCACAGGAAAGAGATCGAGAGCCTAGTGCcgtggtgccatgacaacaacctttccctcaatgtcagtgaaacaaaagaactggtcattgacttcaggaaaggagaggtGCACATGCTccagtttacatcaatggtgctgaggtcaagagggttgagagctttaattCACAGCAGTAAAACAttaccaaaagcctgtcctggtccaaccacgtagatgccatggccaagaaagctcaccagtgcatctacttcctcaggaggctgaagaaacttggcatgtcccctttggccttCACCACATTTTAGaggtgcaccagagaaagcattgtTATGGCAACTACTccacccaagactgcaagaaactgctgacagttgtggacacagctcagcacatcacagaaaccagcctttcctccacggactctgtctacacttcctgctgtctctgaaaagcagccaacataatcaaagacgctacccaccacggacattctctcttcacctcccctccatcgggcagaagatacaaaaaaagcctgaaagcacgtaccaccatgctcaagacagcttctatcttgttgttataaggctattgaatggttccttggtACAAGATgacttttgacttcacaatctatctcgttatggccttggaccttattgtctgcctgcactgcactttttctgtaactgtaacactttattctgcattctgttattattttcctttgtacttcctcaatgcactgatgtgatgaaatgacccatatggatggtatgcaacacaaagtttttcaccgtacatcggtacatgtgacaataataaaccaatttacctcctgTCCAAAAATCAATCGATCTTAATATGGGtctggaggaggtggtagagatgcTGGAGGTGAGGATGGGGAAGGAACCACAGATCTCTGGAGCTTTCCGTGCACAGACTGACAACAGTGTTTCCTTCACCACACAGTTATTGTCGGCAGAATGATTTGCGGTGGAGAACGAAGCTATTTAAAGGTGCTGTTCAGGTTGGTTTGCATGGCAGCCGAATTTACCCAAGAGCCACCGCGGCCGAGAAAGCGCTCTGGTTGCAGTGAGCAAGCCCACAGCGCAGGCGCGCAATGGAGGTGACGTCATTTGCGCGCCACCTTGGACCAGGAAGTTTGGTCGAGTCCGGGGTCCGGCCCACGGTTGGGGTGAGAATCCGTGCGGGCTGCAGGATCACTGCGGGCGGCCACACTGAGCAGTCCCggcctttctctccccttcccccttcccccttccacgGGGGACCCGGGCACTTTCCTGCTTGAAATCAAAGCAAACGCAGTGAGTGCGGGAAGCCCTCAGCAGGTGAGGGCagcgtttgtggaaagagaaacagggaacttTTCAAGTCCGAGACCCTTCCGTTAGACCGGGGGAGAGAGCAAAAAGGAacttgcagagaggtttggggggagggaggggggaatagacagacggggggtgggtgggggagagatgggggttgTGGTAGAAAGATGGCTGGGGGAGGGATTGATGGGGTGGGTGAGGAAGGGATAGGTGAGGCAGAGGAGGGACATGAGGGGTGGAGGAAGGAAAGGGGCGTTGGGGAGGGATAgattggagggtgggggagggataccTGGGGGTAGGGAGGGATAGATGGGGGGCAAAAAGGAAAATCTCTGATTGGCTTCACTTAGGCAACCCTAGACTTGCTCTATGTTTTattaacatttctggttaatAGACTAACAAaaatttgactgtccatttccctccataaatgctgcctgacccactttgagttcctccagctcccttatgcattgcttcagatttccagtatctgcagtctcttgtgtctccttctgcagaaagagggaatgttttgggtttgataccccttttaacagtgaaagacagaaaacacattgaatttcagtggcagagtaggtgagggaggcaacgggtagaacaaagggaagtggcagaaatggcccattctgattatagatggaaagacaaccagagattttgatgccagtctggatgctgcaatgttcccagatggaagacgatgttgttcctcaagcttgtgtttgtcattattataacagctcgctacagagactaaaatctcagctgaaatactgtcctgtacctattgatgacttttgAAAATTTCTTTTGCAGGATCCAATaagcagaggatttgtttatgggaatctcaaacacaacatcagcgaattcacactggggagaggccgttcacctgctctgagtgtgggaggggagtcactcggtcattccagttgctgatgcaccaacaaattcacaaagaggccgtgtatctgcactgagtgtgggaagggcttccttcagtTATCCCTCCTGTTGAGACACCAGTGTGTTCATACTGGGAAGCAGCCGTTCTCCTGCTGAACGTGTGGTAAGGGATTCGCCCAGTTATTCAGCctgatgacacaccagcgagttcacaccggggagaggctgTACACCTGCtgtgagtgcgggaagggattcactcggtcgtcccTTTTGCTGAGGCAtcagagagttcacaccggggtgaagccgtacacctgcttcgagtgtgggaagggattcacttggtCGTCTGTTTTGCTGAGGCATCAGagtgttcacactggggagaagccgtacacctgctccaagtgtgggaggggattcactcagtcgtctgATCTGCTGATACACCAacgggttcacactggggagaagccgtacacgtgctgcgagtgcgggaagggatttacTCGGTCGTCAAATTTGCAAatgcaccagagagttcacaccggggagaggccattcatctgctcaacgtgcgggaagggattcacacGTTCATCctatttgctgacacaccagagagttcacaccggggagaggccgttcatctgctcgacgtgcgggaagggattcactcagacgtctgagctgctgatacaccagcggtttcacactggggagaggccgtacacctgctccgagtgcgggaggggattcactcggtcatccCATTTGCTGACGCACCAAAAAGTTCACACtagggagaggccgttctcctgctcaacgtgtggtaagggattcactcagtcgtcgcagctgctgagacaccagcaggttcacaccggggagaagccgtacagctgctccgagtgcgggaagg harbors:
- the LOC127576556 gene encoding zinc finger protein 229-like; amino-acid sequence: MTHQRVHTGERLYTCCECGKGFTRSSLLLRHQRVHTGVKPYTCFECGKGFTWSSVLLRHQSVHTGEKPYTCSKCGRGFTQSSDLLIHQRVHTGEKPYTCCECGKGFTRSSNLQMHQRVHTGERPFICSTCGKGFTRSSYLLTHQRVHTGERPFICSTCGKGFTQTSELLIHQRFHTGERPYTCSECGRGFTRSSHLLTHQKVHTRERPFSCSTCGKGFTQSSQLLRHQQVHTGEKPYSCSECGKGFTWSSLLLRHQRVHSGEKPYTCSECGRGFTQSSELLIHQRVHTGEKPYTCCKCGKGFTRSSNLQMHQRIHTGERPYTCSECGKGFTDSSHLLRHQRVHTGERPYTCSECGKGFTQSSELLRHQQIHTGQKPYTCSDCGKGFTRLSNLLTHQRVHTGERPFICSTCGKGFTRSSYLLTHQRVCTGERPYTCSECGKGYTMSSSLVTHQRIHTVEED